The Solirubrobacterales bacterium genome has a window encoding:
- a CDS encoding NAD(P)/FAD-dependent oxidoreductase → MRDRAMVNRMTRLDVGVAMGKVGLPAPLPKLVARDWDAIVVGAGHNGLTAAAYLARAGRSVLVLERREQIGGACTLERPFPDPRYVISPCAYVVGLLDGLVVRELELERHGYRVFVADPNLWCPLPDGSSVALFLDRGRTASHLRENGFSERDIRGINAYNELFERLRKLLRTGPRDTWVGASPTRDELEELLGHDDELVSVVFEESIADTLDRYVDDERIKHALFGQGVIGAFAGPHDSGTASVRLMHHQGDLLGHGDVWGYVEGGMGRVSFAIAEAAQESGATLAAGVPVARIVPGEGVEIESGELLRAPVVISNADPKRMLAMLDADAVPAAFRRKIEGWRTESPVVKLNAGLHRLPAFAAARGVDAHRAMISITPGLDAAQEAADAGRRGEPSIGFCELYFQTVYDASVAPPGRHTMSVFAQYAPYELAQGDWESRRAEIGELILDAIAAYAPDVRDCIECLEVLGPPDIEHRIGLSGGHIFQGEALPEQMWDRRFDHRTPVDGLYLCGAATHPAGSVIALNGRNAAMAAIQDAD, encoded by the coding sequence ATGCGTGATCGTGCCATGGTGAACCGGATGACCAGGCTTGATGTCGGCGTTGCGATGGGCAAGGTCGGATTGCCGGCCCCGCTCCCTAAGCTCGTTGCTCGGGACTGGGACGCGATCGTGGTCGGCGCGGGACACAACGGGCTCACCGCGGCCGCCTACCTGGCCCGAGCCGGCCGCTCGGTCCTGGTGCTCGAGCGGCGAGAGCAGATTGGCGGCGCTTGCACGCTCGAGCGCCCTTTCCCGGACCCGCGCTACGTGATCAGTCCCTGTGCATATGTCGTCGGGCTGCTCGACGGCTTGGTGGTCCGCGAGCTCGAGCTCGAGCGGCACGGCTACAGGGTCTTCGTGGCCGACCCCAACCTCTGGTGCCCGCTGCCTGACGGCAGCTCGGTGGCGCTCTTCCTGGATCGCGGGCGCACGGCCTCCCACTTACGCGAGAACGGGTTTTCGGAGCGTGATATTCGCGGCATCAATGCCTACAACGAGTTGTTCGAGCGCCTGCGCAAGCTGCTTCGCACGGGACCTCGGGATACCTGGGTGGGCGCCTCTCCGACCCGCGACGAGCTGGAGGAGCTTCTCGGCCACGACGACGAATTGGTCTCGGTGGTGTTCGAGGAGTCGATCGCGGACACCCTCGACCGCTACGTCGACGACGAGCGCATCAAGCATGCGCTCTTCGGCCAGGGGGTGATCGGCGCGTTCGCCGGGCCGCACGACTCGGGGACCGCGTCGGTGAGGTTGATGCACCATCAAGGGGACCTTTTGGGACACGGGGATGTCTGGGGGTACGTGGAGGGCGGCATGGGCCGGGTCTCGTTCGCGATCGCCGAGGCGGCGCAGGAGAGCGGCGCCACGCTCGCCGCCGGGGTTCCCGTGGCGCGGATCGTTCCCGGTGAGGGGGTCGAGATCGAGAGCGGTGAGCTGCTGCGGGCCCCCGTCGTGATCTCGAACGCCGACCCGAAGCGAATGCTCGCGATGCTGGACGCCGACGCCGTGCCTGCCGCCTTCAGGAGGAAAATCGAAGGCTGGCGGACGGAGTCGCCGGTGGTGAAGCTGAATGCCGGCCTTCATCGGCTGCCGGCGTTCGCCGCTGCGCGCGGCGTGGACGCACATCGGGCGATGATCTCGATCACGCCGGGGCTCGACGCGGCACAGGAGGCCGCAGACGCCGGCCGCCGCGGGGAGCCGTCGATCGGCTTCTGCGAGCTCTACTTCCAGACCGTCTACGACGCCTCGGTGGCGCCGCCGGGGCGCCACACGATGAGCGTCTTCGCGCAGTACGCGCCCTACGAGCTCGCCCAGGGTGACTGGGAGTCGCGGCGGGCGGAAATCGGGGAACTGATCCTCGACGCGATCGCCGCCTACGCCCCCGATGTCCGGGACTGCATCGAGTGCCTTGAGGTCCTGGGCCCGCCCGACATCGAGCACCGCATCGGCCTGAGCGGTGGCCACATCTTCCAGGGGGAAGCGCTGCCGGAGCAGATGTGGGATCGCCGCTTCGACCACCGGACGCCGGTCGACGGGCTGTACCTCTGCGGCGCCGCGACCCATCCCGCCGGCTCGGTGATCGCCCTCAATGGTCGCAACGCGGCGATGGCTGCAATCCAGGACGCCGATTAG
- a CDS encoding ATP-binding protein gives MSRLPIRLRVTLVFSAVMAVVLAGTGLFLYLRLESQLNRDIDQDLHSRAAQLTALVQASDRGLGESVRSVLRQRDSFAQIVTQSGRLFDAKQQRGRAVLTASELEQARRGAVLFERSHLPGLGDEPVRLEARPLRKEEGRRLIVVVGASLADRDETLGNLATLLLIGGPVALVLASLAAYGATRAALRPVDAMRRRAAEISAAEAEQRLPLSPAQDELRRLGETLNRMLDRLQAAVERERAFVDDASHELRTPLALHRTELELALRYGASTDELRRAIASAIEEANRISQLAEDLLVLARADKGALSIDAGPIQVRNLFAAVRGRFDGRAREAGRSLMVDDPDGLVIEADRARVEQALANLVENGLRHGNGQIRLWARATGDGVELHVSDAGPGFPPEFLPHAFERFRRVDAARAEGGTGLGLAIVDAIAQAHSGRAAARNAPEGGADVWIELGGAG, from the coding sequence TTGAGCCGCCTGCCGATCAGGCTGCGCGTCACCTTGGTCTTCTCCGCGGTGATGGCCGTCGTCTTGGCCGGGACCGGTCTGTTCCTGTACCTGCGCCTGGAGTCGCAGCTCAACCGCGACATCGATCAGGACCTGCATTCCCGCGCCGCTCAGCTGACGGCCCTGGTGCAGGCATCCGACCGCGGCCTGGGGGAGTCGGTGCGCAGCGTGCTGCGGCAAAGGGACAGCTTTGCCCAGATCGTGACCCAGTCGGGACGGCTGTTCGATGCGAAACAGCAAAGGGGCCGCGCCGTCCTCACCGCATCCGAGCTGGAGCAGGCCCGCCGAGGGGCTGTGCTCTTCGAGCGCTCTCATCTGCCCGGCCTCGGCGACGAGCCGGTTCGCCTGGAGGCGAGGCCGCTCAGGAAAGAGGAGGGGCGCCGGCTGATCGTCGTCGTCGGCGCATCCCTCGCTGACCGCGACGAGACGCTGGGGAACCTGGCAACTCTGCTTCTGATCGGCGGCCCTGTCGCCCTGGTGTTGGCGTCGCTGGCCGCCTACGGGGCAACCAGGGCGGCGCTTCGCCCGGTGGACGCCATGCGCAGGCGGGCTGCCGAGATCTCGGCTGCCGAGGCGGAGCAGCGCCTCCCCCTCTCGCCCGCCCAGGACGAGCTTCGCCGGCTTGGCGAGACCCTGAATCGAATGCTCGATCGGCTCCAAGCCGCGGTGGAGCGGGAGCGAGCGTTCGTCGACGACGCCAGCCACGAGCTGCGCACTCCGCTTGCGCTGCACCGGACCGAGCTCGAGCTCGCCCTCCGCTACGGGGCGAGCACGGATGAGCTGCGACGGGCGATCGCCTCGGCGATCGAAGAAGCGAATCGGATCTCGCAGCTCGCCGAGGACCTGCTCGTGCTTGCCCGTGCCGACAAGGGAGCGCTCTCGATCGATGCAGGGCCCATTCAGGTGCGCAACCTCTTCGCCGCGGTTCGAGGACGCTTCGACGGGCGTGCTCGCGAGGCAGGCCGGTCGCTGATGGTGGACGATCCCGATGGCTTGGTGATCGAGGCCGACCGCGCCCGCGTCGAGCAGGCGCTGGCGAATCTGGTCGAGAACGGGCTACGTCACGGAAATGGCCAGATCCGCCTCTGGGCCCGTGCCACGGGCGACGGGGTCGAGCTCCACGTGAGCGATGCAGGCCCCGGCTTCCCGCCCGAATTCCTTCCCCATGCCTTCGAGCGCTTCAGGAGGGTCGATGCGGCGCGGGCGGAGGGTGGTACGGGACTTGGCCTCGCGATTGTCGACGCGATCGCCCAGGCTCACAGCGGACGCGCCGCCGCCCGAAACGCCCCGGAGGGCGGCGCCGACGTCTGGATCGAGCTCGGTGGTGCAGGTTGA
- a CDS encoding VOC family protein, translating into MAPTEIRMGAVRLNVADLDRARRFYEQAIGLRAFDSAADLVRLGTDPGRAVVELAARPDAPRRPSGTTGLFHLAILVPSRAELARTLRRVTDAGWRLTGASDHLVSEALYLRDPEGNGIEIYRDRPREQWRYADGQLQMDTLPLDLDGVLGELQAVDTEVNGLPTETRIGHVHLNVAELSASEDFYAGPLGFEVTVRGYPGALFFAAGGYHHHVGANTWAGEGAAPPPPGSLGLSWFEIAFPGAEQVEQAGRRLQAAGSEVQDDGETLQVADPSGNRILLTS; encoded by the coding sequence GTGGCGCCCACCGAGATCAGGATGGGCGCCGTCCGTCTGAACGTCGCCGACCTCGATCGCGCTCGGCGCTTCTACGAGCAGGCGATCGGCCTGCGGGCCTTCGACAGCGCTGCTGATCTCGTCCGCCTCGGCACCGATCCCGGCAGGGCGGTCGTCGAGTTGGCGGCGCGGCCGGACGCTCCAAGACGACCGTCCGGCACCACGGGCCTCTTCCACCTGGCGATACTCGTTCCCAGCCGAGCGGAGCTCGCGCGAACCCTGCGTCGCGTGACGGACGCCGGCTGGCGGCTCACGGGCGCCTCCGACCACTTGGTCAGCGAGGCGCTCTACCTCCGTGACCCGGAGGGCAACGGGATAGAGATCTACCGGGACCGCCCGCGCGAGCAATGGCGCTACGCCGACGGGCAGCTGCAGATGGACACCCTGCCGCTGGACCTCGACGGTGTCCTCGGTGAGCTGCAGGCTGTAGACACAGAGGTGAATGGACTGCCCACCGAAACCCGGATCGGGCACGTCCATCTGAACGTGGCCGAGCTCTCCGCGTCCGAGGACTTCTACGCCGGCCCACTCGGTTTTGAGGTCACCGTCCGCGGCTACCCCGGGGCGCTGTTCTTCGCGGCCGGCGGCTATCACCACCACGTCGGGGCGAACACGTGGGCCGGCGAGGGAGCAGCGCCTCCCCCGCCCGGCTCACTCGGGCTCTCATGGTTCGAGATTGCGTTCCCGGGCGCCGAGCAGGTGGAGCAAGCGGGGCGGCGCCTGCAGGCCGCAGGGTCCGAGGTTCAGGACGACGGGGAAACCCTGCAGGTCGCCGATCCCTCCGGCAATCGGATCCTGCTCACCTCCTGA
- a CDS encoding NADPH-dependent FMN reductase, whose product MRVLGISGSLRRESHNTRLLRAAAELLPPPVGFELFEGLKGVPPYDEDDDGDLAPVGARRLREAIAAADAVLIATPEYNHSIPGQLKNALDWASRPFLENVLRNKPVAVIGASTGNYGAIWAQAEVRKVLSAIGARVVDAELPVGAAEQAFSGIRLADEVLHAGLAQILDELVAAVAERQPLAA is encoded by the coding sequence GTGCGGGTGCTCGGGATCTCAGGAAGCCTCCGTCGGGAGTCTCACAACACCCGGCTGCTGCGGGCGGCGGCGGAGCTCTTGCCGCCGCCCGTTGGGTTCGAGCTGTTCGAGGGACTCAAGGGCGTGCCCCCCTACGACGAGGACGACGACGGCGATCTGGCGCCAGTGGGGGCACGGCGGCTGCGCGAGGCGATCGCGGCGGCCGACGCCGTGCTGATTGCGACCCCCGAGTACAACCACTCGATCCCGGGCCAGCTCAAGAACGCGCTGGACTGGGCGTCACGCCCGTTTCTCGAGAACGTCCTTCGCAACAAGCCGGTGGCCGTAATCGGGGCGAGCACCGGCAATTACGGCGCCATTTGGGCGCAGGCGGAGGTCCGCAAGGTGCTGAGCGCGATCGGGGCTCGGGTGGTGGACGCCGAGCTGCCGGTGGGGGCCGCCGAACAGGCCTTCTCCGGCATCCGCCTCGCTGATGAGGTGCTTCACGCGGGGCTCGCGCAGATCCTCGACGAGCTGGTCGCGGCCGTCGCTGAGCGGCAGCCGCTCGCCGCCTGA
- a CDS encoding MarR family winged helix-turn-helix transcriptional regulator translates to MLALGRLLGAHAALTRELSAQLVAKHGLTLNEYEVLVLLARAPERAMRRVDLAHEVRLTPSGVTRLLDRLGATGLVGKRECETDARVSYAQLTPAGVEKLERCGPDQAAAVERLLGERFDEDELGSLVELLGKLSAPGDDDCDPAP, encoded by the coding sequence ATGCTCGCCCTGGGCCGGCTGCTCGGCGCCCACGCCGCGCTCACCCGAGAGCTGAGCGCGCAGCTCGTCGCGAAGCATGGGTTGACGCTCAACGAGTACGAGGTCCTGGTGCTGCTGGCCAGGGCGCCGGAGCGGGCCATGCGTCGCGTCGACCTCGCCCACGAGGTGCGGCTCACGCCTTCGGGCGTAACCCGGCTGCTCGACCGCCTGGGGGCCACCGGCCTGGTCGGCAAGCGCGAATGCGAGACGGACGCGCGCGTCTCCTACGCCCAGCTGACGCCGGCCGGGGTGGAGAAGCTGGAGCGGTGCGGCCCCGACCAGGCGGCCGCCGTCGAGCGGCTGCTCGGCGAGCGCTTCGACGAGGACGAGCTCGGCTCTCTGGTCGAGCTTCTGGGGAAGCTTTCGGCGCCGGGCGACGACGACTGCGACCCGGCGCCCTGA
- a CDS encoding transglycosylase family protein, whose amino-acid sequence MHHRHGDQAKLAFLDKPGDRFDRAVAIARRQAARAEARSAESNREAGPAGLEPVSAEGFPTPEAAGASSATLSAIAACESGGDPTAVSADGAYHGKYQFDYSTWASVGGSGDPAAASEAEQDYRAAMLYARSGSGAWPTCG is encoded by the coding sequence TTGCACCATCGGCACGGCGATCAGGCCAAACTAGCCTTCCTCGACAAGCCCGGCGACCGTTTCGACAGAGCGGTCGCGATTGCTCGTCGCCAGGCCGCAAGGGCCGAAGCCCGCTCCGCCGAGTCGAACCGGGAGGCCGGCCCGGCCGGTTTGGAGCCGGTTTCCGCCGAGGGATTTCCCACTCCCGAGGCGGCTGGTGCCTCCAGCGCCACGTTGAGCGCGATCGCCGCGTGCGAGTCCGGTGGCGACCCCACCGCGGTCTCGGCAGATGGGGCCTACCACGGCAAATACCAGTTCGACTACAGCACCTGGGCCTCGGTCGGCGGGTCCGGTGACCCGGCCGCCGCCTCGGAGGCCGAGCAGGATTATCGCGCCGCGATGCTGTATGCGCGCAGTGGCTCGGGCGCCTGGCCGACGTGCGGTTGA
- a CDS encoding site-2 protease family protein, whose product MADSAAAESLRYEPIQPGSGRADEPGTRKRMGAVLATLAVIAAKAKSLLFVLPKLKLVTSFGSAFVSIAAYTLIWGFPFAVGFVALLFLHELGHVIQLRREGVKASAPMFIPFLGAVIAAKSMGRDAAAEARVGLAGPVLGSIATLVPLAIWLATGSDFWRALAYIGFFLNLLNLLPVLPLDGGRAMAALSPWIWLAGFAGLVVLAFFFPNPILFLVLVFGGMESWRRWKARNTPEGRAYHAVPARVRGLVAATYLGLAALLAVGVAETFLERGIPGG is encoded by the coding sequence ATGGCCGATTCAGCCGCAGCCGAGAGCCTCCGCTACGAACCGATCCAACCGGGGTCCGGGCGCGCGGACGAGCCGGGAACGCGGAAGCGGATGGGCGCCGTGCTGGCCACCTTGGCGGTGATCGCCGCAAAGGCCAAGTCACTGCTGTTCGTGCTCCCCAAGTTAAAGCTCGTGACGTCCTTCGGCTCCGCGTTCGTCTCGATCGCCGCCTATACGCTCATCTGGGGCTTTCCCTTCGCGGTTGGCTTCGTGGCGCTGCTGTTCCTGCACGAGCTCGGACACGTGATCCAGCTCCGACGCGAGGGGGTCAAGGCGTCGGCGCCAATGTTCATCCCCTTCCTGGGCGCGGTGATCGCCGCCAAGTCGATGGGCCGCGATGCGGCGGCGGAGGCCAGAGTCGGGCTGGCGGGCCCCGTGCTGGGAAGCATCGCGACCCTGGTGCCGCTGGCGATCTGGCTCGCCACCGGCAGCGACTTTTGGCGCGCCCTCGCCTACATCGGCTTCTTTCTCAACCTGTTGAACCTGCTTCCGGTTCTGCCGCTGGATGGCGGGCGGGCAATGGCCGCGCTCAGCCCCTGGATCTGGCTCGCCGGCTTCGCCGGCCTCGTCGTGCTCGCCTTCTTCTTCCCGAATCCGATTCTGTTCCTGGTGCTCGTCTTCGGTGGAATGGAGAGCTGGCGGCGGTGGAAGGCGCGCAACACCCCCGAGGGTCGCGCCTACCATGCCGTGCCGGCCCGCGTCCGGGGTCTCGTCGCCGCCACCTATCTGGGCCTGGCGGCGCTGCTCGCCGTGGGGGTCGCGGAGACCTTCCTCGAGCGAGGGATCCCCGGCGGGTAG
- a CDS encoding ATP-binding protein — MAENPLQLTTPAEPSALAPIRREMEAWLAEQEIDPTDGWQIVGACHEACANAAEHAYPPMERGSIEVDARRDGDRIVVRVRDRGRWRPPQGSKGRRGLPLMEYFMDSVDIERSEQGTTVRMERRLDGGFRD, encoded by the coding sequence ATGGCAGAAAACCCACTCCAACTGACCACGCCGGCGGAGCCTTCAGCGCTCGCGCCCATCCGGCGCGAGATGGAAGCCTGGCTGGCCGAGCAGGAGATCGATCCGACAGACGGATGGCAGATCGTCGGCGCCTGCCACGAGGCCTGCGCAAACGCCGCGGAGCATGCCTATCCGCCGATGGAGAGAGGATCCATCGAGGTCGATGCCCGGCGGGACGGCGACCGCATAGTCGTCAGGGTTCGCGATCGCGGTCGATGGCGCCCGCCGCAGGGCAGTAAGGGGCGGCGCGGCCTCCCCTTGATGGAGTACTTCATGGACAGCGTCGACATCGAGCGATCCGAGCAGGGAACCACCGTTCGCATGGAGCGGCGGCTGGACGGGGGCTTTCGCGATTGA
- a CDS encoding response regulator transcription factor, with product MRILIVEDHVKMAGLIKRGLEKEGMATDVAANGEDALWRAGATEYDAIILDVMLPGIDGFEVCRRLRTDGVWAPILMLTARDSVRDRVAGLDGGADDYLTKPFSYSELLARLRALVRRGPVERPAELRVGDLRLDPSRRQVWRGQAEIQLSPKEFAILETFMRRPGEVLSRFQLLEHAWDYEYENRSNVVDSYIRLLRRKVDRPFGVESIETVRGVGYRLREERPH from the coding sequence ATGCGCATCTTGATCGTTGAAGACCACGTGAAGATGGCCGGCCTGATCAAGCGCGGCTTGGAGAAGGAGGGCATGGCCACGGACGTTGCCGCCAACGGCGAGGACGCCCTCTGGCGAGCCGGGGCCACCGAGTACGACGCGATCATCCTCGACGTGATGCTCCCTGGCATCGACGGCTTCGAGGTGTGCCGCCGTCTGCGCACGGATGGCGTCTGGGCTCCGATCCTGATGCTGACCGCCCGGGACTCCGTGCGGGACCGCGTCGCCGGGCTCGACGGTGGCGCGGACGATTACCTCACCAAGCCGTTCTCCTACTCCGAGCTCCTCGCCCGGTTGCGCGCCCTGGTGCGGCGGGGTCCGGTCGAGCGGCCGGCGGAGCTTCGGGTTGGGGACCTGCGCCTGGATCCATCGCGGCGGCAGGTCTGGCGTGGCCAGGCCGAGATCCAGCTCTCGCCCAAGGAGTTCGCGATCTTGGAGACCTTCATGCGCAGGCCAGGAGAGGTCCTGTCCCGGTTCCAACTGCTCGAGCATGCGTGGGACTACGAATACGAGAACCGCTCGAACGTCGTCGACTCCTACATCCGCCTCCTGCGTCGCAAGGTCGACCGGCCATTCGGGGTGGAGAGCATCGAGACGGTGCGGGGAGTCGGCTACCGCCTCCGGGAGGAGCGGCCGCATTGA
- a CDS encoding serine protease, translating to MLAVCATAVALAITAIVPGVASAWAPVSQATVHPGVMTFTDGGQCTSNFVFTGGSNVYLGQAAHCSSTGGQTSTDGCDTGSLPIGTPVEVTGASRPGVMVYNSWLTMQSKGERGANPCAYNDLALVRINPADVGKVNPSVPGFGGPTGVGSAGGLGSTVYSYGNSSLRGGVSKLSPKQGVLVQNTGGGWSHTVYTATPGIPGDSGSGFLNVSGQAMGVLSTLQILPTAGSNGVGDLGREIAYMRANSSFSGVQLVPGTKAFNPSLIAAIRGA from the coding sequence TTGCTCGCAGTCTGTGCGACTGCAGTGGCACTGGCGATCACGGCGATCGTTCCGGGCGTCGCCTCCGCATGGGCGCCCGTCAGCCAGGCCACCGTGCATCCGGGCGTAATGACGTTCACGGACGGGGGGCAGTGCACCTCGAACTTCGTCTTCACCGGCGGATCGAACGTCTACCTCGGCCAGGCCGCCCACTGCTCGAGCACGGGCGGGCAAACCAGCACCGACGGATGCGACACCGGATCGTTGCCGATCGGCACGCCGGTCGAGGTGACCGGTGCCTCGAGACCAGGCGTCATGGTCTACAACTCGTGGCTGACCATGCAGTCGAAGGGAGAGAGGGGCGCGAACCCGTGCGCCTATAACGACCTCGCCCTGGTCAGGATCAATCCCGCTGACGTCGGCAAGGTCAATCCTTCGGTGCCCGGGTTCGGCGGCCCGACCGGCGTCGGTAGCGCCGGCGGCCTGGGCTCGACGGTCTACTCCTACGGCAACTCCTCGCTGCGCGGCGGAGTGAGCAAGCTGAGCCCCAAGCAGGGGGTCCTGGTCCAGAACACGGGCGGTGGCTGGAGCCACACCGTGTACACGGCGACTCCGGGGATTCCCGGAGACTCGGGCAGCGGGTTCTTGAACGTCTCCGGCCAGGCGATGGGCGTGCTGAGCACCCTCCAGATCCTGCCCACGGCAGGCTCCAACGGGGTCGGCGACCTGGGCAGGGAGATCGCCTACATGCGCGCCAACAGCTCCTTCTCAGGCGTCCAGCTGGTGCCGGGAACGAAGGCCTTCAACCCGAGCCTCATCGCGGCGATTCGCGGCGCCTGA
- a CDS encoding YceI family protein — protein sequence MTTVQAETTIPTGVWRSDPVHSHAGFSVRHMVVATFRGSFADFDVTLANRDGAPSLYGAVRTESVQVADENLKGHLLSPEFFDSERFPEITFTSTGIRADGGQLVVDGELTIKGTTKPVEVRGHINGPAAHPAGGERLGIDLETQVDRTDFGLNWNAPMPRGGVAVENEVTLTIHLELAKEED from the coding sequence ATGACCACGGTACAAGCCGAGACGACCATCCCCACCGGCGTCTGGAGATCGGACCCCGTCCACTCGCACGCCGGCTTTTCCGTCAGGCACATGGTCGTGGCCACCTTCCGCGGCAGCTTCGCGGATTTCGACGTCACGCTCGCGAACCGGGACGGCGCCCCCAGCCTGTACGGGGCCGTGCGCACGGAGAGCGTCCAGGTTGCCGATGAGAACCTGAAGGGACATCTACTGTCGCCCGAGTTCTTCGATTCGGAGCGCTTCCCCGAGATCACGTTCACCTCGACTGGTATCCGCGCCGACGGAGGCCAGCTGGTCGTCGATGGCGAGCTCACGATCAAGGGCACGACCAAGCCCGTCGAGGTGCGCGGCCACATCAACGGACCCGCTGCCCATCCGGCCGGGGGCGAGCGACTCGGCATCGACCTCGAGACCCAGGTCGACCGAACGGATTTTGGCCTCAACTGGAACGCGCCCATGCCCCGCGGCGGGGTCGCGGTCGAGAACGAGGTCACCCTCACGATCCACCTGGAGCTCGCCAAGGAGGAGGACTAG
- a CDS encoding adenylate/guanylate cyclase domain-containing protein — protein MSDDSDSGSERPSRSEPVPTRKPEKLGERARRADSRPKLVATAKFIRQLLPGDDRYGDSLSTAGTRVPEKIGRLVFEVEPERPSALRELGLGALQAWQALSEAQGRGRGKVDVAILFTDIVGFSSWALDAGDEAALELLRQVATEEDAAISTHRGNLVKRLGDGAMAVFSSAEQAVHSALQAQGELGRIEVHGHKPKLRAGVHLGRPRKVGGDYLGVDVNIAARVGEAAAGGEVLVSEAARQVLDPGTFKFGRNRRLRATGAPSELSICRVALR, from the coding sequence GTGAGCGACGATTCGGATTCCGGCAGCGAGCGGCCTTCGCGCAGCGAGCCGGTTCCCACGCGAAAGCCCGAAAAGCTCGGCGAGAGAGCTCGTCGCGCCGACTCCAGGCCCAAGCTGGTAGCGACCGCCAAGTTCATCCGGCAACTCCTCCCCGGCGACGATCGGTACGGCGATTCACTGTCGACGGCCGGCACCAGGGTCCCGGAGAAGATCGGCCGCCTGGTCTTTGAGGTCGAGCCGGAGCGGCCGAGCGCGCTCCGCGAGCTCGGGCTGGGCGCCCTCCAGGCGTGGCAGGCGCTCTCCGAAGCGCAGGGTCGGGGTCGCGGAAAGGTCGACGTCGCGATCCTGTTCACGGACATCGTCGGCTTCTCCTCCTGGGCGCTCGACGCGGGCGACGAGGCGGCGCTGGAGCTGCTGCGCCAGGTCGCGACCGAAGAAGACGCAGCGATCTCCACGCACCGCGGCAACCTGGTGAAGCGGCTCGGCGATGGCGCCATGGCGGTGTTCAGCAGCGCCGAACAGGCGGTTCACTCCGCACTCCAGGCACAGGGCGAGCTGGGCCGCATCGAGGTGCACGGGCACAAGCCGAAGCTTCGCGCCGGAGTTCACCTCGGACGGCCACGAAAGGTCGGCGGCGACTACCTGGGCGTCGACGTCAACATCGCGGCCCGGGTCGGCGAGGCCGCCGCGGGAGGCGAGGTACTGGTCTCCGAAGCGGCCCGCCAAGTGCTCGATCCCGGGACCTTCAAGTTCGGCCGCAACCGGCGGCTGCGCGCCACCGGGGCGCCCAGCGAGCTATCCATCTGCCGCGTCGCCCTTCGCTGA
- a CDS encoding metallophosphoesterase: MHTDLGQAQRLVERSAEVDVVVGVGDFASVHSGLTETIAALRAIEAPAVLVPGNNETEDALREASADWGRAVVLHGGGTEIDGVAFFGLGAGVPVTPWDWSFDLTEEAAAKLLEACPEGCVLAVHSPPRGHVDVSSAGRHLGSEAVLRAIERSRPRLALCGHIHESWGMRSRIGPTPVINLGPEGIVLNV, translated from the coding sequence CTGCACACCGACCTCGGTCAGGCGCAGCGTCTCGTCGAGAGGAGCGCTGAGGTGGACGTCGTGGTGGGCGTCGGCGACTTCGCCTCGGTGCACTCGGGCCTGACCGAGACGATTGCCGCCCTTCGCGCGATCGAGGCTCCGGCGGTGCTGGTTCCCGGGAACAACGAGACCGAGGACGCTCTGCGCGAGGCCTCTGCGGACTGGGGTCGGGCCGTGGTCCTGCACGGCGGTGGCACCGAGATCGACGGCGTGGCGTTCTTCGGCCTGGGCGCGGGCGTCCCGGTGACTCCGTGGGATTGGAGCTTCGATCTCACCGAGGAGGCGGCCGCCAAGCTGCTCGAGGCATGTCCGGAGGGCTGTGTGCTCGCGGTTCACTCCCCGCCGCGAGGCCACGTCGACGTCAGCAGCGCCGGCAGGCACCTGGGCAGCGAGGCCGTGCTCCGCGCGATCGAGCGCAGCCGGCCCCGCCTGGCCCTGTGCGGCCACATCCACGAGAGCTGGGGCATGCGATCGAGGATCGGCCCCACCCCCGTGATCAACCTGGGGCCGGAGGGGATCGTCCTCAACGTCTAA
- a CDS encoding histidine phosphatase family protein, producing the protein MKHLFLLRHAKSSWDDPGLDDHDRPLASRGRRASALIADHMSRNRIAPALVLCSSARRTRETLDRVSAALGPAEILIEPDLYGASSEDLLQRLREVPDEVESVMLVGHQPAIQDLALRLAAEGPELEALRGKFPTAALATLTFEGDWSELGQQGSQLAAYVKPKQLKGSA; encoded by the coding sequence GTGAAGCACCTCTTCCTCCTGCGGCACGCGAAATCCAGCTGGGATGATCCCGGCCTTGACGATCACGACCGGCCCCTCGCGTCTCGCGGCCGTCGCGCCTCGGCGCTGATCGCCGACCACATGAGCCGAAACCGAATCGCCCCCGCGCTGGTGCTGTGCTCCTCGGCGCGGCGAACGCGCGAGACACTCGACAGGGTCAGCGCGGCGCTCGGTCCTGCGGAGATCCTCATCGAGCCCGATCTGTATGGAGCGTCGTCCGAGGATCTCCTCCAACGGCTGCGCGAGGTCCCCGACGAGGTCGAGTCCGTGATGCTGGTGGGCCACCAGCCGGCGATCCAGGACCTCGCGCTCCGCCTGGCGGCTGAAGGCCCGGAGTTGGAGGCGCTGAGGGGGAAGTTCCCCACCGCGGCGCTGGCGACCCTCACCTTCGAGGGGGACTGGAGCGAGCTCGGGCAGCAAGGCTCACAGCTGGCCGCCTACGTGAAGCCGAAGCAATTGAAAGGCTCCGCCTGA